The following DNA comes from Mastomys coucha isolate ucsf_1 unplaced genomic scaffold, UCSF_Mcou_1 pScaffold11, whole genome shotgun sequence.
TGAGACAGCAGCCTGAGATGCTGCTGGCAGCTTAGGCTCTTGAGCTCAGGTGTTGGGCTTAGTTCTCCAACATCTGCTCCCATTTGATTGTACCACAGGGGTACAATCAAATGAAGACATGAGTGGGCTAAGAGTTTTAAGAATGCCAAGACGTGGGGTTGGTTTCTAATTCCACTCTGATGGGTTTTCTAAGTAGCTGAGTAAGCCAGTTTTAAGTGAGCTCAAGGCCTTCCTTGGTATAGACCAAGAGGTGCAGTGCAGGGAGGACTCCTTTTACAGTGCTCCCTGGGCTTACTGATGGAAGCCCGTTTTATAGAGCAGTGTCTCATCTTCTCATACTGGCTCTGCTGTAGAATCTGAGGCATTATTCCACTATTTCTTCAGGATCAGATGTTGCAGCTGCTGCTGCCATATGGTATGTTTTATGAGCTCCATCTCAAAGCCCCCCACATCTCAGCTCTGCTGTCTGTCAAACACTTTCCCACTTAACTGTATTTGGTCAGACAAACTACTGCCTCACTAATTTGCTGTGCAACCTACCCAGCCCACCTGCTCTGCCCTCTCAGCACAGGAATCCATTCCCACAAGCCTATCTAGGAACTGAAATTCTTGTTCAAGTTAGTAGCCAGACTAGAGGTTAAGAACACAGGTGGACAGAATTcgttttcccagcatccacatgatgctTTATaaacatctgtgactccagtcccaggagatctgatgccctcttcaggcctccactggcaccacacatatacataggcatgcatgcaagcaagacactcatacacataaaaaaattattaattttttttttcaagacagggtttctctgtgtagccctggctgtcctggaactcactctgtagaccaggctggcctcgaactcagaaatccacctgcctctgcctcccaagtgctgggattaaaggcatgcgccaccactgctcagctaatttcttttttaatagactTACTATgttatctctggctgtcctggaactcactatgtaaaccaggctgaccttgaacccacagatctgcctacttctaggattaaaggtgtgtgccactacactggttaaaaatttatttaatgagctgggtggtggtggcacacgcctttaatcccagcacttgggaggcagaggcaggtggatttctgagttcgaggccaggacagccatggctacacagagaaatcctgtctcgggggaaaaaaaaatctcattacagatggccgtgagccaccatgtggttgctgagatttgaactcaggaccttcggaagagctgtcagtgctcttaactgctgaggcatctctccaggtcttggttttaaagtgtgtgtgtgggcgggggggcagttccaggacagccaaggctacacagagaaaccctgtctcaaaaaaccaaaggaaaaaaaaattttatttaatggaaaaaaagCCAGCAAACCCTCGACACACGTACTGCCTGGGGCCTTGGATGCTGGAGGGACAGCGTTCTTCTCCCATCTGGTCAGACAGAGGGTGTTGTGAGATAGTGTGTTTACATGCTGTTAAGCCTCAAgttcctctctcttgctgctgctttaGATGTATGAGAACTTTGTGGAAGAGGTGGATGCAGTGGACAATGGGATCTCTCAGTGGGCAGAGGGGGAGCCTCGGTATGCACTGACCACTACACTGAGTGCTCGGGTTGCTCGGCTTAATCCCACCTGGAACCAGCCCGACCAAGACACTGAGGTGAGCCTGAGTCACAGAACTTCAGAAGACAGAGTAAGAATGGTTCATCTTCCAAGGCCTGTGAAGTAAAACTTGGGCCAGTGTCCAACATGTTTTGTCATTCCAACCCTTCCCAGGCAGGGTTCAGGCGGGCGATGGACCTGGTACAAGAGGAGTTTCTGCAAAGACTAAATTTCTACCAGCACAGCTGGCTGCCAGCCCGGGCCTTGGTAGAGGAGGCCCTAGCCCAGAGATTCAAGGTAGACCTGGGAAGTGGCCTCGGTGCCAGGGATAGTCCTGACCCATCTGGTCAGCTGGCCCTCTAGCTCTGCCCAAACCTAGCAACACTCTGCTTACCTTTCAGGTAGACTCAAGTGGGGAGATAGTGGAACTCGCAAAAGGCGGATGCCCTTGGAAGGAGCATCTATACTACCTAGAATCTGAGCTGTCCCCCTCAGTGGCCATCATCTTTGTTATCTACACTGACCAGGCTGGACAGTGGCGAGTCCAGTGTGTACCAAAGGAGCCTCACTCATTCCAAAGCCGGTGAGTCTCCACAGAACAGCCCTACCTCCCATGAGGTCTGTCTCAGCATTGCTGGAGGTTGCCACCCATGCATGACACCTGCTCCCTTCTCTTAGTTCCTCATGCCTCCATCTGTTCTTATGTAGGCTGCCCCTGCCTGAGCCATGGCGGGGACTCCGGGATGAGGCCCTGGACCAAGTCAGTGGGATCCCTGGTTGCATCTTCGTCCATGCCAGTGGCTTCATTGGTGGGCACCACACTCGAGAGGGTGCCCTGAACATGGCCCGTGCCACCCTTGCCCAGCGCCCAGCACCTGTGCCTCTTGCAAATGCTATAGTCCAATAAAGCATATTCATCTCTAACTGACCCAGTCCCTAATCCACCAATCTGGGAATTTTCTCAGACTTTTAAGTGCAGCATCCTATGTGTAGGGCCCTATGCTAGGTATCTCCCCACTGCCTCTCAGCTTTGCTTTTCAAACCAGTTGACAACCATCGCAGttggctagagagatagctcagcagttaatatGGTTGTTGTGGGAGAGGACCCagattccatccctagcacccacatagcagctcataagtgtaactccagttccaggggatccaacaccccctttctgacctctgtggacactagacacacatgtggtacacatttGTATATGCGGGCAACacaaacatgtaaaataataaatcctTAAGAAGTAGAGAGAAACCATCCTAGGACTAAATAACTTGATCAAATTCCCAAGTAGCTGGAAAGGATCTAACCAGTGGTCCAACTCACACCCCAGCAACACACTTGGAGTTACATCCTGGTAAATGAgtggaaacaaagagaaacttTATTTACAAGTGGGAATGAGGGGAGTGGGGTTGGGCAGATGGTTGTCCTGGAAGAGGGTCCCAAGGAGCAGAGGTTAGTGATGTCTCAGTAAATAGTGGCACTTCATGAATAGAGCCTCCACCTCCAGCTGGGGGCTCCTGGGCCGGACCAAGCACTGGGCTAAAGCGTGGAAACTGGGCATTGACAAAGTATAGAGGAATGTGGGTGATTCGGCCTGTGGACCAGCACTGCAAAGAACGGGAAAGAAAGGCATCACTGTTTGGGCCTCCAGCTATCCTGAAGAcacccgcacacacacatgctcatgtgcacGCACAAGCAAGCAaacgcgcatgcgcgcgcgcacacacacatatacacacacacacacacacacacacacacacacacacacacacacacacacacacagcccatccCTTGTGGACTCACCACACTGAGCAAGGCCCCTTTGttgaaggaaggatggaaagt
Coding sequences within:
- the CUNH12orf10 gene encoding UPF0160 protein MYG1, mitochondrial isoform X1; this translates as MGRSFLRGILTLLSLRSVLQPQHRMLGSEPDPPTKRPRNNLMAPPRIGTHNGTFHCDEALACALLRLLPEYQLLLLCLQNAEIVRTRDPEKLASCDIVVDVGGEYNPQRHRYDHHQRTFTETMSSLCPGKRWQTKLSSAGLVYLHFGHKLLAQLLGTSEEDNVVDTIYDKMYENFVEEVDAVDNGISQWAEGEPRYALTTTLSARVARLNPTWNQPDQDTEAGFRRAMDLVQEEFLQRLNFYQHSWLPARALVEEALAQRFKVDSSGEIVELAKGGCPWKEHLYYLESELSPSVAIIFVIYTDQAGQWRVQCVPKEPHSFQSRLPLPEPWRGLRDEALDQVSGIPGCIFVHASGFIGGHHTREGALNMARATLAQRPAPVPLANAIVQ
- the CUNH12orf10 gene encoding UPF0160 protein MYG1, mitochondrial isoform X2, whose amino-acid sequence is MGRSFLRGILTLLSLRSVLQPQHRMLGSEPDPPTKRPRNNLMAPPRIGTHNGTFHCDEALACALLRLLPEYQNAEIVRTRDPEKLASCDIVVDVGGEYNPQRHRYDHHQRTFTETMSSLCPGKRWQTKLSSAGLVYLHFGHKLLAQLLGTSEEDNVVDTIYDKMYENFVEEVDAVDNGISQWAEGEPRYALTTTLSARVARLNPTWNQPDQDTEAGFRRAMDLVQEEFLQRLNFYQHSWLPARALVEEALAQRFKVDSSGEIVELAKGGCPWKEHLYYLESELSPSVAIIFVIYTDQAGQWRVQCVPKEPHSFQSRLPLPEPWRGLRDEALDQVSGIPGCIFVHASGFIGGHHTREGALNMARATLAQRPAPVPLANAIVQ